A single genomic interval of Aedes aegypti strain LVP_AGWG chromosome 1, AaegL5.0 Primary Assembly, whole genome shotgun sequence harbors:
- the LOC5573334 gene encoding odorant receptor 4-like: MQFIIRLLQILGFWTQPFQKRSTAKPLGYMVLFFVWLLLPEIIFIVRQEPTFAIVARNAVECLLIANVILLIGSTIVHQSKLEESYGNMRFALDTIASNVDSKLLSTVTHLGSSTDRYFKVYVGFEGIITLVYALANPVLTLTQYIQSGELPPLHAIIESDFYMFDFTSNVWLWLLVVIVGGILLCFLSVDIVSINSLHWSLIHHATALFKIVGQRLSYLNTFSDEKSQSRELTDIIKMHEIILRSVRLLEEVINIYMLVQFGTCIIMLCIALIVLILSIDDRDLLVKMVLMLSYVLSHIMLYSLLGTELISASDSVADAVYDVPWYQWTVSEQRKVLFVLGRSQRMTALTAGKFFYINRDSFGKTLQTTYSYFTVMKQMYG; encoded by the exons ATGCAGTTCATTATCAGGCTGCTGCAGATTCTGGGCTTTTGGACGCAACCCTTCCAAAAACGAAGCACTGCAAAACCACTGGGCTACATGGTGCTATTCTTTGTGTGGCTCCTGTTACCGGAGATCATTTTTATCGTCCGACAGGAGCCCACCTTTGCAATTGTCGCCAGAAATGCAGTCGAGTGTCTACTTATCGCCAACGTGATTCTCCTCATCGGGAGCACAATCGTTCATCAATCGAAACTAGAAGAATCGTACGGAAATATGCGGTTCGCGCTGGACACAATTGCTAGCAACGTCGACAGCAAGTTGCTTTCCACGGTCACTCATCTGGGATCATCTACGGATCGTTACTTCAAAGTTTACGTGGGATTTGAAGGTATAATTACGTTGGTATACGCTCTGGCTAATCCGGTATTGACTCTCACTCAGTACATACAGAGTGGAGAGTTACCTCCGCTGCATGCTATCATTGAATCAGA CTTCTACATGTTTGATTTTACTTCCAACGTATGGTTATGGTTACTGGTAGTCATAGTCGGCGGTATTCTACTGTGCTTTTTATCAGTAGATATTGTCTCGATTAACAGCCTACATTGGAGTTTGATTCATCATGCTACAGCTCTGTTCAAAATTGTCGGTCAAAGGTTGTCTTATTTGAACACATTCTCGGATGAAAAGTCTCAATCGAGAGAGCTCACGGACATAATAAAAATGCATGAGATAATCCTCAG AAGCGTGCGTTTGCTGGAGGAAGTTATCAACATTTATATGTTGGTTCAGTTTGGAACATGCATCATAATGCTTTGCATCGCACTtattgttttgattctg TCAATCGATGACCGAGACCTACTGGTCAAAATGGTTCTCATGTTGTCGTATGTCCTCTCTCACATCATGTTGTACTCATTACTGGGAACGGAACTGATAAGTGCT AGTGATTCCGTAGCAGATGCAGTTTACGACGTTCCCTGGTACCAATGGACCGTCTCCGAGCAACGGAAAGTTCTTTTTGTGCTGGGAAGATCACAGAGGATGACAGCCCTAACTGCtgggaaatttttctacatcaATCGTGATTCGTTCGGAAAG aCTCTCCAGACCACGTATTCTTACTTTACCGTAATGAAGCAGATGTATGGATAG